The genomic segment CTGGCGGATCTGATAGCTGCCCAGCCCGTTCTGGACGCCGCTACGCTGTTCTCGCTGATCGAAGGTTACGCTCTGGCGCAGTGGCGGCGTCAGGGTTTCTTCCGCCTGCTCAACCGCATGCTGTTTCTGGCCGGGCGCCCGGACGGGCGCTGGCGGGTGATGCAGCGGTTTTATCAACTGAACCACGGACTGATCGCTCGATTTTATGCGGGTCAACTGACGCTGCAAGACAGGGTGCGGATCCTGGCAGGTAAGCCACCGGTTCCGGTGGGCGAAGCCCTGCGTGCCGCACTGAAATATACCCCCCGGCTGCGAGCTTTTCACGATGAGTAAAACAGTAGTTATCGGTTCTGGTTTTGGCGGCCTTGCCCTGGCGATCCGCCTGCAGGCGGCCGGTGTTCCCACGCTGCTGCTGGAGCAGCGCGATAAACCCGGCGGCCGCGCCTATGTTTATCAGGACGACGGATTTACCTTCGACGCCGGGCCAACGGTCATTACCGACCCGACGGCGATCGAAGAGCTGTTCAGCCTGGCCGGCAAGCGCATCGAAGATTATGTCGATCTGCTGCCGGTAACGCCGTTTTACCGGCTGTGCTGGGAAGATGGCGAAGTTTTTGATTACGATAACGATCAGGCGCGGCTGGAAGAGCAAATCCGGCGCATCAATCCGCGTGATGTGGAAGGCTATCGGCAGTTTCTGGCCTACTCGAAAGCGGTGTTCAATGAGGGATACCTCAAACTGGGCAGCGTGCCGTTTTTATCCTTCCGCGACATGCTGCGCGCAGGGCCGCAGCTGGCGCGGCTGCAGGCGTGGCGCAGCGTGTACGGCATGGTGTCGAAGTTTATTGAAAACGAGCAGCTGCGGCAGGCGTTTTCTTTCCATTCGCTGCTGGTCGGCGGCAATCCCTTCGCCACGTCATCCATTTACACGCTGATCCACGCGCTGGAGCGGGAATGGGGCGTGTGGTTTGCCCGCGGCGGCACCGGTGCGCTGGTGCAGGGGCTGGTAAAGCTGTTTGAGGATCTCGGCGGCACGCTGGAGCTGAACGCGGAAGTGACCAGGCTGGAGACGGAAGGCGAACGTATCAGCGCGGTGCAGCTCAGGGACGGGCGCCGTATTGCGGTCGCTTCCGTGGCGTCTAACGCCGATGTGGTGCAGACCTATGCAAAGCTGCTGGGTCACCATCCCGTCGGGGCCGCACGCGGCGCATCGCTAAAGCGCAAACGTATGAGCAATTCGCTGTTTGTCCTGTACTTCGGGCTGAACAAGCATCACAGCCAGCTGGCGCATCACACGGTGTGTTTCGGCCCGCGCTACCGGGCGCTGATTGATGAGATTTTTCACTCTCCCACGCTGTCGGAAGATTTTTCCCTTTATCTGCACGCGCCCTGCGTCACCGATCCCTCCCTGGCGCCGCCGGGCTGCGGCAGCTATTACGTGTTAGCGCCGGTGCCGCACCTGGGGACGGCGGATCTGGACTGGACGGTGGAAGGCCCGCGCCTGCGCGACCGCATTTTTGCCTATCTGGAACAGCACTATATGCCGGGCCTGCGTGAGCAGCTGGTGACGCACCGGATGTTTACCCCGTTCGATTTTCGCGATCGGCTGGGGGCGTATCACGGGTCGGCATTTTCCATTGAGCCGATCCTGCGGCAGAGCGCCTGGTTCCGTCCTCATAACCGCGACAGTCGGATCGATAACCTCTACCTGGTCGGGGCGGGCACCCATCCGGGGGCGGGGATCCCCGGCGTAATCGGTTCGGCGAAAGCCACCGCGGGCCTGATGCTGGAGGATCGGCTATGACCAACGCCACGCTGATGGATCACGCCACCTTAACGATGGCGGCAGGTTCAAAGAGTTTTGCCACCGCATCGAAGCTGTTTGATGCGCCGACCCGCCGCAGCGCGCTGATGCTGTACGCCTGGTGCCGCCACTGCGACGATGTGATTGACGGGCAGGTGCTCGGGTTTTACCAGGCGACCCCGGACACCGACAGTGCAACACAGCGGCTGGACCGCCTGAAGATGCAGACGCAGCGCGCTTTCGACGGTGTAAAAATGGACGACCCGGCCTTCGCCGCGCTGCAGGAAGTGGCGCTCAGCCACGGTATTCCCCCGCGTCTGGCTTTTGAGCACCTTGAAGGTTTCGCGATGGACGTGAGGGAAACGCACTACGTTACGTTTGAGGATACGCTGCGCTACTGCTATCACGTGGCGGGCGTGGTGGGACTGATGATGGCGCGGGTGATGGGCGTACGCGACGAGTCGGTGCTGGATCGCGCCTGCGATCTGGGACTCGCTTTCCAGTTGACCAATATTGCCCGCGATATCGTTGAGGATGCGCAGGCCGGGCGCTGCTATCTGCCCGCGCAGTGGCTGGCTGAAGAAGGCATTAACGCCGCTCAGATCGCCGATCCGGCTCATCGTGAAAAGCTGGCGCGTCTGGCGCAACGGCTGGTGGCGGCCGCCGAACCGTATTACGCCTCTGCCCGCGCCGGGCTACCGGGTTTACCTCTGCGCAGCGCGTGGGCGATTGCCTCGGCGCACGGCGTCTATCGGGAAATTGGCGTGAAGGTCAGTGCGGCCGGTCCCCGGGCCTGGGATAGTCGTCAGGGGACCAACCGGCTGGAAAAGCTGGGTCTGCTGGCGAAGGGCGCGGCGCAGGCGCTCAGCTCTCGCGCTGGTCGGCCGTCGCCTCGCGCGAGCGATCTGTGGCAGCGTCCGCGCTAGCTGCTTCCTCTTTGCCGGCATGCGCTTGCCGATTGCGGCTGCGCAGCGTCGCCTGTAGCTTTGCCACCGGCGGCGCATACAGAAAGCCGAACGAGACGCAGTCCTCTTTGCCCCGCACCGCATGATGCAGGCGATGGGCCAGATATAGGCGTTTTAAATATCCCTTACGGGGAATATAGCGAAACGGCCAGCGCTGGTGGACCAGTCCGTCATGCACAATAAAATAGAGCAGTCCGTAGAGCGTCATCCCCGCCCCAATCCACTGTAGTGGCCAGGCGCCCGTTGCCCCGAAGGCGATCAGCGCGATGGCCAGCGCGGCAAAGACCACGGCATACAGGTCATTCACTTCAAACCGGCCGCTGTGCGGTTCATGGTGTGAAAGGTGCCATCCCCATCCCCAGCCGTGCATGATGTATTTGTGCGTCAGCGCGGCAATCATTTCCATCGCGGCGACGGTCGCCAGGACAATCAGGGTGTTCCACAGCACGAGCATTTGTATTCCTTGTTGTCCAGGGGCAGAGGGTATGCGATCCGGGTGATTGATGAGTATAGCAATGGCGTGGAGGGCTGCCGGGTTGGGGGATGAATTCACGGGGTCTTGCGGTTTGGATTGGCGTCAGGGGGCGCGATCGGGTTGGCGTCAGAATTGGCGATCGGGGCGCGTCCTCTGCGGCGGCCGGGCGGTCCTCGCGCCGCTACGCGGTACCTTCGGTTTCGACTGCGGGTCTTTCGGATCGGCGCAGAGCGGGCGTCCTGCCCGCGCTGCGCCTGAGCCCAGCATCCCTGCTGGTCTCTCCGGCCCCGCAGTCTGCACCTCAGCGCTGCGGATTGCCCGGCCGCCGCAGAGGACGCGCCCCTTTTGACTAATTGCTCGCTGTTTTAAGCATGTTCAGACTTTGCATTTGAGCTGATATCCGTTTTCCAGCTTACAGATCGCTATTTTAAGAACGTTACTCATCGTTGGATGCGGCAAGACTGGCTGCATAACAAACCGAATAGGCAATCCTCAGTGCAGAACAGAAATAGGGGAGAGCTGATTTGTTTCTCAGGCAACATGAAAGTCAGAAAGCAAACTGGTTGTACCCCCGAGCAGGCAATCCACAGCGTTGAGCGTAGAGAGGAAGCTCGTAATGTCTTTTCATTCAGGCAACACGAATTCAGAAAGCAGGCGGGTTGTGCCCCCGAGCAGGCAATCCACAACGTTGAACGAAGAGAGGAAGCTCGTAATGTCTTTTCATTCAGGCAACACGAATTCAGAAAGCAGGCGGGTTGTGCCTCCGAGCAGGCAATCCACAGCGCTGAACGGAGAGAGGAAGCCAGGATTCGCTCACAGGGAAGTGAGCGAAAGGCCCAGCCGCGCAGGACGCGCGTCTGGGCCGGTCCGTGAGGCTGACAAACGAAGTGAAGGCACCGCGCAGCGGCGCGAGGACCGCCCGACCGGGGGCGCAACCCGCCAGCGCTAGCTCCAGATTTTGCAGACATCCGTTTCAGTCGGTCCGACAGGCTGACGACCGAAGTGAAGGCACTTCACACCACCGGAGCATCAACCTCATTTAATCCCCCGTTAATACGAAAAGCCACCCGCTGCGGATGATTGACTGAAACCAGATATTCGACCGGCTGGCGCTGCCTGTCGTAAATCACCCCGCGATAAACCAGCGCCGGGCTTTCCGGTTTCGCCTGCAGCAACTGATGCTCCTCTTCGTTCATCGCCGAGGCGCGAAGCGTGCCTTCATCGTACACGTCCTGAATATGGTAGCGTTCGGCCAGCAGGCGATACAGCGATCCGGCCTCTTCCAGCATTTCGGCACTGAGATCCGCGACCCGAGCCCGGGGCAAATAGCTGGTTTCCAGACAGAATGGCTGACCGTCGGCCAGCCGCAGTCGCTTGATCATCACCACCTCATCACCTTCTGCAATATGCAGCAGGCGTGCAATACGGGCGCTGGCAGTGGAAATATGAAAATAGATCAACTGGCTGCTGGGAACCGCGCCGTTCAGCTCCAGGATCTTCCCGATCCCCAGCGCGGGCTGTAACGGTCGCTCGATGGGCGTATCCAGTAGCCAGGTACCCTGATTGCCCCGGCGCTCCAGCACACCTTCCTCCACCAGCTCCGCCAGCAGTTTGCGCACGGTCATCCGGCTGATAGCCAGCAGCTCGCAAAGTTCCCGTTCGGCGGGGATCTGATCGCCGCTGTTGAAATCGGGGGAATGCAGGATTTCCAGCAGCCGCTTTCGCGCGTCCAGATAGCTTTTTCTTGGCTTTCTGGTCTGCTTTTCAGATGTTGTCATGGTCCATTTAGCTCTGATGTTAAAAATGAAAAAAGATGAATATCAAGATGTTGTTTTAAAGAATTATATTCAATTTACTGATGTATTCTATGGCAGAAATAATAACATACCATGAGGTTTTTTTTGGTATTTAACCAGCAATAATTGTTGCTATATAAAGCGATAAAAGCGTATATCAATATCCATGGTATGTTTTTTGGTATAAATGCAACACCAGGGGAACAGCTATGAAAATAAGAAAAACTATTGCAGTACTGGCAGCTACGGTTGCTCTGTCAGCCAGTATCCACGCGGCAACGGCTGCGGAACAGATCCGTTTCGGCATCGATCCCACCTTCCCACCGTTCGAATCGAAAAACGCCAGCGGTCAGCTGGTGGGCTTCGATATCGATCTCGGCAATGCTATTTGTGCAGAGATGAACGTGCAATGTTCCTGGGTGCAGAACAGCTTTGACGGGCTGATCCCCGCGCTACAGGCCAAGAAGTTCGATGCCATTCTCTCTTCACTATCGATTACCGAAGAGCGTAAGAAGGCTATCGCTTTCAGCCACAAGCTTTTCAATACGCCAGCCTTCCTGATTACGGCGAAGAACAGCTCGCTGCATCCCACGGCGGAGTCGTTGAAGGGCAAGCGTATTGGCGTACAGCAGGGGTCGGTATTTGAAACCTATGCCAATAAATACTGGCGTAGCGCGGGCGTCGAGGTCATCACCTATCCGGATGCGGAATCGGTGTATGCCGATCTGATTAACGGTCGCCTTGACGGCACGCTGGACGATGCAGTGGTGATTACCGAAGCGCTGCTCAGCAAGCCACAGGGGCAGGGCTTTACGCTTATTCAGCCGCAGGTCAAAGACGATGCGATTTTTGGCCCAGGCACCGGCATCGGACTTCGCCAGCAGGATAGTGCTCTGTTGGCTCGGTTTAATCAGGCTATCGATACCCTTCGCGCCAACGGCACTTACGATCGTTTAGCGAAAAAATACTTCAATTTCAACATCTACGGTGAGTAACGCCATGCAGACCCAAACAATTATCGCCTCCCTGATGAACAGCCATTTTCACCACGCCCCGCTGCGTCAGGTTTTCCTGGTGGCCTGCGGCGGTTCGCTGGTGGATATGTACCCCTCGCATTATTTCCTCAGCGAACAGAGCGACATCCTGCGTTCGTGGATGATGACCGCCAATGAGTTCGTCTATGCCACGCCGAAAGCGCTGGGGGCATCATCGCTGGTGATTGTCTGCTCGCACGGCGGTAACACGCCGGAATCCGTCGCGGCGGCGAAGCTGGCGAAAGCGCGGGGCGCGGCAACGGTAACGCTGACCCACAATGCGGAAGCGCAGCTGTTGCAGTGGGCCGACCATAACCTGCTGTACCAGTGGGGAGATGACACGCCGGTAACCGATAATCCAATGGCGCTGATCCTCAGCCTGTGTGTCGATGTGCTGCGCCAGGTGGAGGATTATGCCGGGTGGCAGGATTTCCAGCAGGGTTTCACGCAGATCGATGCGGTGATCCGCCAGGGGCGAACGCAGGTGGCCGATCGCTGTACGGATTTTGCGGACCGCTATCAGCATGATTCCCTGTTCTATGTCCTCTCCAGCGGCGCGTCTTACGGCCATGCCTATGGCTTTGCTATCTGCTCGCTGATGGAGATGCAGCGTGTTGATGCCGCCTCCATCCACAGCGGCGAGTTTTTCCACGGCCCGTTTGAAGTCACCGACAATCACGTGCCGTTTATTCTGCTGATGAACGAAGGCCGTACGCGTGAACTCGACCAGCGCGCGCTGTCGTTCCTGAACCGTTACAACGATAAAACCGTGGTGGTGGACGCCCGCGAGTTGGGCCTGAATGCGCTGCCCGCATCGGTGGTGGACTACTTTAACCCGGTGCTGTTTTACAGCATCATGTGCGACTACCGCGCGGCACTGGCCGATATTCGCCAGCATCCGCTTTCGACCCGTCGCTACATGGGTGTCGTGGACTACTAGAGGCAGCGTAAGATGAAAGTGATTGGCGTGGGCGACAACGTTGTCGATAAGTATGAACACCGGCGCGTGCGTTACCCCGGCGGCAATGCGCTGAACTTCAGCGTCTATGCCGCGATGCTGGGGGTGGAGGCCGCCTATCTGGGGATTTTCGGCGACGATGATGCGGCGGATCACGTGCAGCGTGCCCTGGCCGCGCGCGGCATTGATACCTGCTACTGCCGGCAGGTCGCGGGTGAAAATGGCTATGCACGCCTGACCATCGAGCAGGGCGAACGGGTGTTTGTTGATTCCAATCTTGGCGGTGTGCGGCAGACGGAATCGATGGCGTTTATTCTGCAGCATCGCGACTGGCTGCAGGAATTTGAACTGATCCACACCAGCAGCTATAGCTACATCGATGAACAGCTGCCCGAACTGGCGCAGCTTCCCGGCTGGCTGACCTATGATTTTTCAGACGATTTCGTGACCGAACAGGCGCTGCCGCTCTGCCGCTGGCTGGACGCGGCATTTTTCTCCTGTGCGGAACGTTCTCTGGTGGAAACGCGCGAGCTGCTGATTCAGGCGGTTGAGGCGGGCACCCGCTATGCTGTCGCCACGCGGGGGGCGGAAGGGGCGCTGCTGTTTGACGGGGAAAACTGGTATCAGCAGGCACCGGAAGCGGTCACACCGATCGATACGCTCGGCGCGGGAGATGCGTTCATCACCGCCTTTCTGCTGCATTTCCGCCAGCAGGGAGATATCGCGGCAGCGCTGCGTGCCGGGGCACATTTCGCAGCGAAAATTTGCCTGCTGGAAGGCGCTTTTGGGGATGGGGAAGGCTATTGAGTGGGTTCCAGGCCAGAGCAGATATCCATGACGAGTATAAAGTATCCCCATCACTTCTTGCTCAAAGTGCAAAACGGTTGCATGAATGACAGCATTTTAGCCTTTATCATGCAACGCGGAAATCAGAAAGCAGGCTGGTTGTACCCCCGAGCGGGTAATCCGCAGCGCTGAACGGAGAGAGGAAGCCAGGACTCTCCTCTCATTCAGGCAACGCGGAAATCAGAAAGCAGGCTGTCTGTGCCCCCGGGCGGATAATCCACAGCGCTGAACGAAGAGAGGAAGCCAGGATTCTCTTTTTATTCAGGCAACGCGGAAATCAGAAAGCGGGCTGGTTGCGCCCCCGAGCGGGCAATCCACAGCGCTGAATGGAGAGAGGAAGCCAGGATTCTTCTTTCATTCAGGCAACGCGGAAATCAGAAAGCGGGCTGGTTGCGCTCCCGGGCGGGCAATCCACAGCGCTGAATGGAGAGAGGAAGCCAGGATTCGGCCACAGGGAAGTGGCCGAAAGGCCCAGCCGCGCAGGACGCGCGTCTGGGCCGGTCCGTGAGGCTGACGACCGAAGTGAAGGCACCGCGCAGCGGCGCGAGGACCAGCCCGCTCGGGGGCACAACCAGCCAGCTCCAACTCCTGACTTTGCAAACGACCCGGAACAAGTGCCAATCTTGGCCGGTCCGACAGGCTGACGACCGAAGTGAAGGCACCGCGCAGCGGCGAGAGGACCAGCCCGCTCGGGGGCACAACCCGCCAGCGCCCCCCGTTCATGCAGACAGTGAAACACTCATCCAGCCCGCTATACTAGCCATCACTCCACACGAATATCCTCAGCGTGCGCCAGTAAATACTCCTCCGCCTCGCCGGACCAGATCCCGTGGTGGCGCTCCAGAATCGCCGCCAGCTCAGGATCGGCGATCTTACCCAGCGGCGTCAGCGGCAGCGACTTACCGGTGTACACCAGCTTTTTCCCGCCGCCCACGGCAGGCAAATCCAGCGTGGTTTCCCCTGCCGCATTCAGCCCCAGAATATGGGTGACGATCTTCGCGGCGTTGACTTTTTTCGCCTGCATCAGCTCAACGGCGGCACGCATATCGTCGGTATTGCCGCCGGAAGTCCCAACGTAATGGGTAAAGGCATAGTGCACGTCGTAGAAGTTTACCGGCGCGCTGAACGCTTTATCCTGCGGGCCTGCGAAGAAATTGACGCAGCCGTCCGGGGCGAGCAGCGAAGAGGAAAGGGTCAGCAGATGCTCTTTAGGAACGAAAACGAAAATATCGTCGAAGCCCTTGCCGTCGGTCAGCGCCATCAGCGTATCGTAGTCGGCTTCGTTACCGTCGATATAATGCAGTTCGGTCTGCGGCTCCGAATGATAGTGCTGACGCGCGTAGCTCATTTTCGGCTTATTGGTGTCGGTGATGACCAGCAGCGACGGGTTGACAGGGCCGTGCAGCGCATAGTCGATAGCCAGCAGTCCCATCGGACCGGTACCGCCGAGGATCAGCGTGCGGCCCTGCGGACGAATGCCCATCACGTGGTTGTAGGTGCCTTCCTGCAGATGATAGTTGGCGTTAAACGCGCCGATCACGCAGGAAAGCGGTTCAACCATCGATCCCTCAAACCAGGTATCGCCCTCCCAGGACAGCAGGCAGTCCTGCTCCATCACCTCGTTGGGGATCACCACGTGGGTAGCGCCACCGCCGATCCACGGGAACGAGTAGCCCGGGCAGTCGGGGCGATCCGGCAGCTGCAGATTCGCCTGGATCACGTAGCGCTGCCCGGCCTGGAATTTGTGCTGCCACTTCTTGCCGACCGCAAGGATCTCGCCGCAGAACTCGTGGCCGATAATGATCGGATTGGTGGCCACGTCGTCCGGCACTTTTTTGTGGTCCGCGCCCAGATTGGCCTCTTTCCAGGAGGAGAGGCACAGGCTGTCGGTCACCACGCGGGCCAGTATTTCATCGTCCTGCATCTCCGGCAGCGCGAAGGTTTCCAGGCGCAGATCGCGTTTGCCGTACAGGCGTAAAGCTGTTGTTTTCATAAACCACCTCATTGTTTAGTGTGCCCCGGCAGCGGCGCGGGGCGTAAAATCAGGACAGGAAGCCCAGCGCGTTACCGATAATCCCTAAGCCAAACAGCGCGAAGATCAGCCACACCGGGTTAATTTTTTTATTGAGCAGGCGTACCATCAGCAGCGTCAGGCCCAGCGCCAGCAGGCCGGGGCAGAGCTGATCGAGGATGTTCTGCACGGTGGTCGTCACGGTGCCGCCGTCCGGGCCGGGCGTTTGCGAGACGATGACCGGCACGCTGATGCTGGTCCATTTGGTCACCAGCACCCCCATCACAAACAGGCCGAGGATCGAGGCGCCTTCGGTCAGTTTTTGCAGCAGGTTACCGCCCATATCGCTGACGATATTGACCCCTTTGCGGAAGCCCCAGGTCAGGCCGTACCACTTCAGCGCCAGACGTACCGCATTGAAAATAAAGAAGAACATCAGCGGGCCGAGGATATTGCCGGACAGCGCCAGCGACGCACCCAGCGCGGCGGTAATTGGGCGCAGCGTGCCCCACACCAGCGGGTCGCCGACGCCCGCCAGCGGCCCCATCAGGCCCACTTTGATGCCGTTAATTGCCCCGTCATCGATATCTGCGCCGTTGGCACGCGCTTCTTCCATCGCCACCGTCACGCCAATCACCGGGCCACACACCGCTGGCGTGGTGTTGAAGAACACCAGATGGCGCTTCAGCGCGGCCACCTGATCCTCCTTCAGCGGGTAAAGCCGCTTGATGGCGGGGACCATGTCGTAGCAGAAGCCCAGCCCGTGAATACGTTCGAAATTGAATGACGCCTGCTGCAGGTTAGAGCGCAGAAACATCTTAATCAGGTCGCCCTGGGTGATTTTTCTCTGTTCCATGGGGGTCACCATCAGTCATCAAGCTGGTCGAGGGAGGAGGAAGAGGCGGTGGAGGCCTGAGGTTCGGCCTTGCGCCACTGCGGATTAAGCTGGATGTAGATCAGTGCGATGATCACACCGACGCCGCCGAAGGCCAGCAGGCTGAAATTGAGGTAGCCACCCGCCAGGAAGCCGAGGAAGAAGAAGGGCATCAGGTACTTCACGCCCATCATGCGCAGCACCATGGCGTAGCCGACCACCACGATAAAGCCTCCGGCGATTTGCAGGCCGCGGGTGACGAATTCCGGAATGGCGTTCAGCATATTGCTGACCATGTCCGCGCTGACGAACATCGAAACGATCAGCGCGGGAACCGCCACGCGCAGGGCCTGTACGCCCAGCGCAGAAACGTGCAGCAGATCTATCGTGCCGAAGCGTGCCTCTTCTGCGGCTTTATCCGCCGCGTGCTGGAACACCACGGTAATGGTGCGGGCGAGCACCGTCAGCACCTGGCCCGCCGCAGCGACCGGCAGCGCGATGGCGATACCGGTGGCGATGCTTTGGTGGCCGACAATCACCAGAATGGCGGAGATAATGCTGGCCAATGCGGAGTCAGGCGACTGCGCCGCGCCGACGTTCATCCAGCCCAGCGCAATAAGCTCCAGCGTACCGCCGAGCATAATCCCGGTTTTTAAATCCCCGAGGATTAAGCCAATAACGGTACAGGCAATTAACGGCCGGTGGGTCTGGAATTCATCCAGCACGCTGCCCATTCCGGCAATACAGGAAAAAATAAAAATAGCGATTATTTGTAGGGTACTTATTTCCATCGTTTTCACCATTGAAATATGACGGTACCTGCCTGTGACGGCATAGTTACAGGCGCTGTTGTTTTTTATTCTGTGGCAGCGTGTTCTTTAATTTTGTCGAGAATATTTACCGACGGGTCGGAAGCCACCACGCGTAAATCCAGTTTTACGCCCAGTATATCCAGCTCGGTGAAAGCCTGAATATCGCCTTCGTCGAGAGAAACGGCCTTGGTTAATTGTGTTTTTCCCGGTCGCCATGCCATGCCGCCAATATTCAGGGTGGCAATATTAACGCCCTGTTTAACCATTGCCAGTACGTCCTGCGGATTGGTGAATAAATAAAATACCGTTTCGTCTTTATATTGCGGGTTATGATAAACCGCGACGGCCTTTTCGATATTCACCACGTTAACTTTCATGCCCGGCGGTGCGGCCTGGCGCAGCAGCGTGCGGCGTATTTCATCGTTATACACATCGTCATTGCAGATAATAATGCGCTGGGCGTTGGCCACTTTTGACCAGACGGTGGTGACCTGGCCGTGGATCAGGCGGTCATCAATG from the Erwinia sp. SLM-02 genome contains:
- a CDS encoding phytoene desaturase — its product is MSKTVVIGSGFGGLALAIRLQAAGVPTLLLEQRDKPGGRAYVYQDDGFTFDAGPTVITDPTAIEELFSLAGKRIEDYVDLLPVTPFYRLCWEDGEVFDYDNDQARLEEQIRRINPRDVEGYRQFLAYSKAVFNEGYLKLGSVPFLSFRDMLRAGPQLARLQAWRSVYGMVSKFIENEQLRQAFSFHSLLVGGNPFATSSIYTLIHALEREWGVWFARGGTGALVQGLVKLFEDLGGTLELNAEVTRLETEGERISAVQLRDGRRIAVASVASNADVVQTYAKLLGHHPVGAARGASLKRKRMSNSLFVLYFGLNKHHSQLAHHTVCFGPRYRALIDEIFHSPTLSEDFSLYLHAPCVTDPSLAPPGCGSYYVLAPVPHLGTADLDWTVEGPRLRDRIFAYLEQHYMPGLREQLVTHRMFTPFDFRDRLGAYHGSAFSIEPILRQSAWFRPHNRDSRIDNLYLVGAGTHPGAGIPGVIGSAKATAGLMLEDRL
- the crtB gene encoding 15-cis-phytoene synthase CrtB, with amino-acid sequence MTNATLMDHATLTMAAGSKSFATASKLFDAPTRRSALMLYAWCRHCDDVIDGQVLGFYQATPDTDSATQRLDRLKMQTQRAFDGVKMDDPAFAALQEVALSHGIPPRLAFEHLEGFAMDVRETHYVTFEDTLRYCYHVAGVVGLMMARVMGVRDESVLDRACDLGLAFQLTNIARDIVEDAQAGRCYLPAQWLAEEGINAAQIADPAHREKLARLAQRLVAAAEPYYASARAGLPGLPLRSAWAIASAHGVYREIGVKVSAAGPRAWDSRQGTNRLEKLGLLAKGAAQALSSRAGRPSPRASDLWQRPR
- a CDS encoding sterol desaturase family protein; translation: MLVLWNTLIVLATVAAMEMIAALTHKYIMHGWGWGWHLSHHEPHSGRFEVNDLYAVVFAALAIALIAFGATGAWPLQWIGAGMTLYGLLYFIVHDGLVHQRWPFRYIPRKGYLKRLYLAHRLHHAVRGKEDCVSFGFLYAPPVAKLQATLRSRNRQAHAGKEEAASADAATDRSREATADQRES
- a CDS encoding GntR family transcriptional regulator yields the protein MTTSEKQTRKPRKSYLDARKRLLEILHSPDFNSGDQIPAERELCELLAISRMTVRKLLAELVEEGVLERRGNQGTWLLDTPIERPLQPALGIGKILELNGAVPSSQLIYFHISTASARIARLLHIAEGDEVVMIKRLRLADGQPFCLETSYLPRARVADLSAEMLEEAGSLYRLLAERYHIQDVYDEGTLRASAMNEEEHQLLQAKPESPALVYRGVIYDRQRQPVEYLVSVNHPQRVAFRINGGLNEVDAPVV
- a CDS encoding ABC transporter substrate-binding protein; translation: MRKTIAVLAATVALSASIHAATAAEQIRFGIDPTFPPFESKNASGQLVGFDIDLGNAICAEMNVQCSWVQNSFDGLIPALQAKKFDAILSSLSITEERKKAIAFSHKLFNTPAFLITAKNSSLHPTAESLKGKRIGVQQGSVFETYANKYWRSAGVEVITYPDAESVYADLINGRLDGTLDDAVVITEALLSKPQGQGFTLIQPQVKDDAIFGPGTGIGLRQQDSALLARFNQAIDTLRANGTYDRLAKKYFNFNIYGE
- a CDS encoding SIS domain-containing protein; amino-acid sequence: MQTQTIIASLMNSHFHHAPLRQVFLVACGGSLVDMYPSHYFLSEQSDILRSWMMTANEFVYATPKALGASSLVIVCSHGGNTPESVAAAKLAKARGAATVTLTHNAEAQLLQWADHNLLYQWGDDTPVTDNPMALILSLCVDVLRQVEDYAGWQDFQQGFTQIDAVIRQGRTQVADRCTDFADRYQHDSLFYVLSSGASYGHAYGFAICSLMEMQRVDAASIHSGEFFHGPFEVTDNHVPFILLMNEGRTRELDQRALSFLNRYNDKTVVVDARELGLNALPASVVDYFNPVLFYSIMCDYRAALADIRQHPLSTRRYMGVVDY
- a CDS encoding PfkB family carbohydrate kinase, producing MKVIGVGDNVVDKYEHRRVRYPGGNALNFSVYAAMLGVEAAYLGIFGDDDAADHVQRALAARGIDTCYCRQVAGENGYARLTIEQGERVFVDSNLGGVRQTESMAFILQHRDWLQEFELIHTSSYSYIDEQLPELAQLPGWLTYDFSDDFVTEQALPLCRWLDAAFFSCAERSLVETRELLIQAVEAGTRYAVATRGAEGALLFDGENWYQQAPEAVTPIDTLGAGDAFITAFLLHFRQQGDIAAALRAGAHFAAKICLLEGAFGDGEGY
- the sorE gene encoding L-sorbose 1-phosphate reductase; protein product: MKTTALRLYGKRDLRLETFALPEMQDDEILARVVTDSLCLSSWKEANLGADHKKVPDDVATNPIIIGHEFCGEILAVGKKWQHKFQAGQRYVIQANLQLPDRPDCPGYSFPWIGGGATHVVIPNEVMEQDCLLSWEGDTWFEGSMVEPLSCVIGAFNANYHLQEGTYNHVMGIRPQGRTLILGGTGPMGLLAIDYALHGPVNPSLLVITDTNKPKMSYARQHYHSEPQTELHYIDGNEADYDTLMALTDGKGFDDIFVFVPKEHLLTLSSSLLAPDGCVNFFAGPQDKAFSAPVNFYDVHYAFTHYVGTSGGNTDDMRAAVELMQAKKVNAAKIVTHILGLNAAGETTLDLPAVGGGKKLVYTGKSLPLTPLGKIADPELAAILERHHGIWSGEAEEYLLAHAEDIRVE
- a CDS encoding PTS system mannose/fructose/sorbose family transporter subunit IID; this translates as MEQRKITQGDLIKMFLRSNLQQASFNFERIHGLGFCYDMVPAIKRLYPLKEDQVAALKRHLVFFNTTPAVCGPVIGVTVAMEEARANGADIDDGAINGIKVGLMGPLAGVGDPLVWGTLRPITAALGASLALSGNILGPLMFFFIFNAVRLALKWYGLTWGFRKGVNIVSDMGGNLLQKLTEGASILGLFVMGVLVTKWTSISVPVIVSQTPGPDGGTVTTTVQNILDQLCPGLLALGLTLLMVRLLNKKINPVWLIFALFGLGIIGNALGFLS
- a CDS encoding PTS mannose/fructose/sorbose transporter subunit IIC; the encoded protein is MEISTLQIIAIFIFSCIAGMGSVLDEFQTHRPLIACTVIGLILGDLKTGIMLGGTLELIALGWMNVGAAQSPDSALASIISAILVIVGHQSIATGIAIALPVAAAGQVLTVLARTITVVFQHAADKAAEEARFGTIDLLHVSALGVQALRVAVPALIVSMFVSADMVSNMLNAIPEFVTRGLQIAGGFIVVVGYAMVLRMMGVKYLMPFFFLGFLAGGYLNFSLLAFGGVGVIIALIYIQLNPQWRKAEPQASTASSSSLDQLDD
- a CDS encoding mannose/fructose/sorbose PTS transporter subunit IIB; the protein is MNITLARIDDRLIHGQVTTVWSKVANAQRIIICNDDVYNDEIRRTLLRQAAPPGMKVNVVNIEKAVAVYHNPQYKDETVFYLFTNPQDVLAMVKQGVNIATLNIGGMAWRPGKTQLTKAVSLDEGDIQAFTELDILGVKLDLRVVASDPSVNILDKIKEHAATE